One Rosa chinensis cultivar Old Blush chromosome 5, RchiOBHm-V2, whole genome shotgun sequence genomic region harbors:
- the LOC112203952 gene encoding uncharacterized protein LOC112203952, whose translation MSAAALQIQTLEDEDSQWGGSSEGRTYKARDRELMDLRLKAQYFTDLCKYEPNIFRRRYRMQPWVFDKMMRDVANYDPYFVQTRDACGRLSLSTEQKLTCAMRMLAYGITVDFYDDYLDIAKTTTIEIFEHFTKAIWNVYHETYLRRPTPADLRRLLDKAVERG comes from the coding sequence ATGTCTGCCGCTGCCTTGCAAATCCAAACTTTGGAAGATGAGGATTCACAATGGGGTGGTTCTTCAGAAGGTCGTACCTATAAGGCCAGGGATCGAGAGCTGATGGATCTTCGACTCAAAGCTCAATACTTCACGGATCTGTGCAAGTATGAACCAAACATATTTCGCAGGCGATATAGAATGCAACCTTGGGTCTTTGACAAAATGATGCGCGACGTGGCCAACTACGACccatattttgttcaaacaagAGATGCTTGTGGGAGACTCAGCTTATCCACTGAACAAAAGCTGACATGCGCCATGAGAATGCTCGCGTATGGCATCACAGTTGATTTCTATGATGATTACCTAGATATTGCGAAGACCACTACCATTGAGATTTTTGAGCACTTCACAAAAGCAATCTGGAATGTGTACCATGAGACTTACCTCCGCCGACCAACACCGGCAGATTTGCGACGGCTGCTTGACAAGGCTGTAGAACGGGGATGA